A single Sphingomonas kaistensis DNA region contains:
- the mutS gene encoding DNA mismatch repair protein MutS, whose product MARADADTPMMQQYHRLKDEAGDALLFYRMGDFFELFFEDAKTAAACLDIALTKRGDGVPMCGVPCHSAESYLARLIRAGHRVAIAEQIESPAEARKARGSKALVERAIVRLVTPGTLTEDTLLDSGLANWLAAVGRAGDDCAIAACDISTGRFELVACAGDELAAELARLGPAEVIGGEPLAGIEARWGYEGFDSAGGERALKRRFGLGDLDGLGSPGRAELAAAGGLLAYLDATQREATAFLGLPRRVQRSAHMAIDAATRTSLEICRTAEGAIAGSLLGEVDRCVTAAGRRLLGSDLAAPLTDRAAIEDRLDLVAWFSEEPIRRDRLRSALRSLPDLGRALGRLVAGRGGPRDLASLRDGLGGAAELAATLGGQALRPRLLDTLLPLLGGHEALTGALGHALVPSPPLDAAKGGFIAEGFDPELDALRSASSDGRRAIADLEARYREATGVTALKIRHNAVLGYHVEVPAKHADKLLAPDSGFTHRQTMAGAVRFNSPALHEEASRVLEAGGRALTLEQAHLACLTAAAVAEAAPISATADALARIDVAAALAERASEGGWVRPALDDTPCLEIEGGRHPVVERALARGGDRFVANDCCLGASDRLWLITGPNMGGKSTFLRQVALIALLAQAGSFVPASRAKVGLVDRLFSRVGASDNLARGRSTFMVEMVETAAILAQATERSLVILDEIGRGTSTYDGLAIAWAVVEAMHDEAKSRTLFATHYHELTRLAGRLPCLSLHNVRAREWKGDLVLLHEVAEGAADRSYGIAVARLAGLPPTVVARAKSVLAKLEAGRDATGGIAAGLDDLPLFAAAAASEQPADPLAEALGDIDPDALTPREALEALYRLKTLAQPSP is encoded by the coding sequence ATGGCCCGGGCCGACGCCGACACCCCGATGATGCAGCAATATCACCGCCTCAAGGACGAGGCCGGTGACGCCTTGCTGTTCTACCGCATGGGCGACTTCTTCGAACTGTTCTTCGAGGACGCCAAGACGGCCGCCGCCTGCCTCGACATCGCGCTGACCAAACGCGGCGACGGCGTGCCGATGTGCGGGGTCCCTTGCCACTCGGCCGAAAGCTATCTCGCCCGCCTGATCCGCGCCGGCCACCGCGTCGCCATCGCCGAGCAGATCGAAAGCCCGGCCGAAGCGCGCAAGGCGCGCGGCTCCAAGGCATTGGTCGAGCGCGCGATCGTCCGGCTGGTGACGCCGGGCACGCTGACCGAGGACACCCTGCTCGACAGCGGTTTGGCCAATTGGCTGGCGGCGGTCGGGCGCGCGGGCGACGACTGTGCCATCGCGGCCTGCGATATTTCGACGGGGCGATTCGAACTCGTCGCCTGCGCCGGGGACGAGCTTGCCGCCGAACTGGCGCGGCTCGGGCCCGCCGAAGTGATCGGCGGCGAGCCGCTTGCCGGGATCGAGGCACGCTGGGGCTACGAAGGCTTCGACAGCGCGGGCGGGGAACGGGCGCTGAAGCGGCGGTTCGGACTGGGCGATCTCGACGGGCTCGGCAGCCCGGGACGGGCCGAGCTGGCGGCGGCGGGCGGGCTGCTCGCCTATCTCGACGCGACCCAGCGCGAGGCGACCGCCTTTCTCGGCCTGCCGCGCCGGGTCCAGCGTTCGGCGCACATGGCGATCGATGCGGCGACCCGCACCAGCCTCGAAATCTGCCGTACTGCCGAAGGCGCAATCGCGGGGTCGCTGCTCGGCGAAGTCGACCGCTGCGTCACCGCTGCGGGACGCCGCCTGCTCGGCAGCGACCTAGCCGCGCCGCTCACCGACCGCGCGGCGATCGAGGACCGGCTCGACCTCGTCGCCTGGTTCTCGGAAGAACCGATCCGCCGTGACCGCCTGCGCAGCGCCTTGCGCAGCCTGCCCGATCTCGGCCGGGCGCTCGGGCGGCTGGTCGCCGGCCGCGGTGGCCCTCGCGACCTAGCGTCCCTACGCGATGGCCTTGGCGGCGCGGCCGAGCTTGCCGCCACCCTCGGTGGGCAAGCGCTTCGACCCCGCTTGCTCGACACCTTGCTGCCGCTGCTCGGCGGCCACGAAGCGCTAACCGGAGCGCTCGGCCACGCCCTGGTGCCCAGCCCGCCGCTCGATGCCGCCAAAGGTGGGTTCATCGCCGAAGGGTTCGACCCCGAACTCGACGCGCTCCGCTCGGCCTCCAGCGACGGCCGCCGCGCGATTGCCGATCTGGAAGCCCGCTACCGCGAAGCGACCGGCGTCACCGCGCTCAAGATCCGGCACAATGCCGTCCTCGGCTATCACGTCGAAGTACCCGCCAAGCACGCCGACAAATTGCTCGCTCCCGACAGCGGCTTCACCCATCGCCAGACGATGGCGGGCGCGGTGCGCTTCAACAGCCCGGCGCTGCACGAGGAAGCGAGCCGCGTGCTCGAAGCGGGTGGCCGCGCGCTGACGCTGGAGCAAGCCCATCTCGCTTGCCTGACCGCCGCCGCCGTGGCCGAAGCCGCGCCGATCAGCGCCACCGCCGATGCGCTCGCCCGGATCGACGTCGCCGCCGCATTGGCCGAACGAGCGAGCGAAGGCGGCTGGGTCCGCCCTGCGCTCGATGACACGCCCTGCCTCGAGATCGAAGGCGGCCGCCACCCGGTGGTCGAGCGCGCACTGGCCCGAGGCGGCGACCGCTTCGTCGCCAACGATTGCTGCCTTGGCGCCAGCGACCGCCTGTGGCTGATCACTGGCCCCAACATGGGCGGCAAATCGACCTTCCTGCGGCAAGTCGCACTGATCGCCTTGTTGGCGCAGGCCGGCAGCTTCGTCCCGGCGAGCCGCGCAAAGGTCGGCCTAGTCGATCGCCTGTTCAGCCGTGTCGGCGCGTCCGACAATCTCGCCCGCGGGCGTTCGACCTTCATGGTCGAAATGGTGGAAACCGCCGCCATCCTCGCCCAAGCGACGGAGCGCAGCCTGGTCATCCTCGACGAAATCGGGCGCGGCACCTCAACCTATGACGGGCTCGCGATCGCCTGGGCGGTGGTCGAGGCAATGCACGACGAGGCGAAATCGCGCACCCTCTTTGCGACCCATTATCACGAACTCACCCGCCTCGCCGGGCGACTGCCGTGCCTGTCGCTGCACAATGTCCGCGCGCGCGAATGGAAGGGCGATCTGGTCCTGCTGCACGAAGTCGCAGAGGGCGCGGCGGATCGCAGCTACGGTATCGCCGTGGCGCGGCTGGCGGGGCTGCCGCCGACGGTCGTCGCCCGCGCGAAATCGGTGCTGGCGAAGCTCGAAGCGGGCCGCGATGCCACCGGCGGGATTGCCGCGGGACTCGACGACCTGCCGCTGTTCGCCGCGGCGGCGGCGAGCGAACAGCCGGCCGATCCGCTGGCCGAGGCGCTGGGCGACATCGACCCCGATGCGCTCACCCCGCGCGAAGCGCTCGAGGCGCTGTACCGCCTAAAGACGCTCGCTCAGCCTTCGCCGTAA
- a CDS encoding NADP-dependent malic enzyme, with product MSESNVKFSEAEALHFHSRGRPGKIEIVASKPMATQRDLSLAYSPGVAVPVRAIAENPACAYDFTAKGNLVAVISNGTAILGLGDLGALASKPVMEGKAVLFKRFADVDSIDIELDTRDPDAFINAVALMEPSFGGINLEDIAAPDCFVIEQTLRERMNIPVFHDDQHGTAIITAAGLINACLLTGRELKDIKVVVNGAGAAAIACTELIKAMGVRGDNVIMCDRTGVIHKGRDDLDQWKSAHAVVTERRSLADALVGADVFLGLSAAKALKPEWVTDMAPQPIIFAMANPDPEITPPEAKAARPDAIVATGRSDYPNQVNNVLGFPFIFRGALDVRATAINDEMKIAAANALAELAREAVPEEVAAAYGGVSQRFGADYIIPAPFDPRLMEVVPAAVAEAAMRSGVAQRPIENFAAYRQSLRARLNPTVSVLSLAYEAAKTNPKRVLFAEGEEQVVLRAAIAFKDAGYGTPVLVGREDVHDRLRELGVDDPSGFEVLNSRNSPLVGRAVDHLYGRLQRRGFLRREIERMVNQDRNYFAAAMLSLGEADAMITGVTRPFSQSLRQVSMVVDQEEGAPPFGVNIVVGQNQTVLIADTAVTERPTAEDLASIAIRSAAFARRMGQEPRVAFVSYTTFGNPPGAYVDNLRDAVQLLDERQCDFEYEGEMAPDLALNHDMQRKYYPFSRLNGPANILIMPGLQSASLSAKLLRALGGESVIGPFLIGMKLPVQIAPMTAGASDLVTLAVLAAGAVERARGRG from the coding sequence ATGTCCGAAAGCAATGTGAAGTTTTCCGAAGCCGAGGCGCTGCATTTCCATTCGCGCGGCCGGCCTGGAAAGATCGAGATCGTCGCCTCCAAGCCGATGGCGACCCAGCGCGACCTTAGCCTCGCTTATTCGCCCGGGGTCGCGGTGCCGGTGCGGGCGATCGCCGAGAACCCGGCCTGCGCCTATGACTTCACCGCCAAGGGCAATCTTGTCGCGGTGATCTCCAACGGCACTGCCATTCTCGGCCTCGGCGATCTTGGCGCGCTGGCGTCCAAGCCGGTGATGGAAGGCAAGGCGGTGCTGTTCAAGCGTTTCGCCGACGTCGATTCGATCGATATCGAACTCGATACCCGTGATCCCGACGCCTTCATCAACGCGGTGGCGCTGATGGAGCCGAGCTTCGGCGGCATCAACCTCGAGGACATCGCTGCGCCCGACTGCTTCGTGATCGAGCAGACGCTGCGCGAACGGATGAACATTCCCGTGTTCCACGACGACCAGCACGGCACCGCGATCATCACTGCGGCGGGGCTAATCAACGCTTGCCTGCTGACCGGGCGCGAGCTCAAGGACATCAAGGTGGTGGTGAACGGCGCGGGCGCCGCCGCCATCGCCTGCACCGAGCTGATCAAGGCGATGGGCGTGCGCGGTGACAATGTCATCATGTGCGACCGCACGGGCGTCATCCACAAGGGCCGCGACGATCTCGACCAGTGGAAGAGCGCGCATGCGGTGGTTACCGAGCGGCGCAGTCTCGCCGATGCGCTGGTCGGGGCCGACGTGTTCCTCGGCCTGTCGGCAGCCAAGGCGCTGAAGCCCGAATGGGTGACCGACATGGCGCCGCAGCCGATCATTTTCGCGATGGCCAACCCGGACCCGGAGATTACCCCGCCCGAAGCCAAGGCCGCGCGTCCCGATGCGATCGTCGCCACCGGTCGGTCTGATTATCCGAACCAGGTCAACAACGTGCTCGGCTTCCCCTTCATCTTCCGCGGCGCGCTCGACGTGCGGGCGACTGCGATCAACGACGAGATGAAGATCGCCGCCGCCAATGCGCTTGCCGAACTGGCGCGCGAAGCGGTGCCGGAGGAAGTGGCGGCGGCCTATGGCGGGGTCAGCCAGCGCTTTGGCGCCGATTACATCATCCCCGCGCCGTTCGACCCGCGCCTGATGGAGGTGGTTCCCGCCGCTGTCGCCGAAGCCGCCATGCGGTCGGGCGTGGCGCAGCGGCCGATCGAGAATTTCGCGGCGTACCGCCAGTCGCTGCGGGCCCGGCTCAATCCGACGGTCAGCGTGCTCAGCCTGGCCTACGAAGCGGCCAAGACCAATCCCAAGCGCGTCCTGTTCGCCGAGGGCGAGGAACAGGTCGTTCTGCGGGCGGCGATCGCGTTCAAGGATGCGGGCTATGGAACGCCCGTGCTGGTCGGGCGCGAAGACGTCCACGACCGTTTGCGCGAGCTGGGAGTCGATGATCCGTCGGGCTTCGAAGTGCTCAACAGCCGCAACTCACCGCTGGTCGGGCGCGCGGTCGATCACCTTTATGGCCGCCTCCAGCGCCGCGGTTTCCTGCGGCGCGAGATCGAGCGGATGGTCAATCAGGACCGCAATTATTTCGCCGCGGCGATGCTGTCGCTGGGTGAGGCCGATGCGATGATCACCGGTGTCACCCGCCCGTTCAGCCAGTCGCTGCGGCAGGTGTCGATGGTTGTCGACCAGGAAGAAGGCGCGCCGCCGTTCGGGGTCAACATCGTGGTCGGCCAGAATCAGACGGTGCTGATCGCCGACACCGCAGTGACCGAGCGTCCGACCGCCGAGGACCTCGCCTCGATCGCCATTCGCTCTGCCGCCTTCGCTCGTCGCATGGGGCAGGAGCCGCGCGTGGCGTTTGTCAGCTACACGACCTTCGGCAATCCGCCGGGGGCTTATGTCGACAATCTGCGCGACGCGGTGCAGCTGCTCGACGAGCGGCAGTGCGATTTCGAATATGAAGGCGAAATGGCGCCCGATCTTGCGCTCAATCACGATATGCAGCGCAAATATTATCCGTTCAGCCGCCTCAACGGCCCGGCCAATATCCTGATCATGCCGGGTCTTCAGTCGGCCAGCCTGTCGGCCAAGCTGCTGCGCGCGCTGGGCGGGGAAAGCGTGATCGGGCCGTTCCTGATCGGCATGAAGCTGCCGGTGCAGATCGCCCCGATGACCGCCGGCGCAAGCGATCTCGTGACTTTGGCGGTGCTCGCCGCAGGCGCGGTCGAGCGGGCGCGCGGGCGGGGTTAG
- a CDS encoding [protein-PII] uridylyltransferase, whose protein sequence is MADLPSLSDRLAAYRAEVERRVRADPTCGRDHAAFVSAFTDSLVRQAFADARAAYPNPNPSAAERVSLVALGGYGRGEMAPFSDIDLMFLTPTPRTPWCEQVIEATLYALWDAKLKIGQAIRTIPELLHLAREDMTVRTAMLESRLVDGDAALFDDARTRFRDEIVAGSAAEFVSAKLAERDARHEKFGDSRYLVEPNVKNGKGALRDLQTLLWVGRYVRDVRISAELVDAGLLTPTEFARFDRAERFYWSVRFLLHLATGRAEERMSFAHQRELAAALNYADRPGKSSVERFMHMYFLQARSVGDLTGQFLAQLDEQLGDKGRRFALPTFLRRPRRLGGFVISRGRLALPHDRFLREDPRRLLALFALAAREKLEIHPSAMRAATRDARLVEQVRDDPQANALFLDVLTTREHPELVLRWMNEANVFGRFVPDFRRVVAQMQFDMYHHYTVDEHTIRAVGLLAAIERGELGDDHPLATALFRQIGSRRVLYVAVLLHDIAKGRKGDHSVLGEQVARELCPRFGLDPGETDTVAWLVRHHLLLSHTAFKRDPADPKTIDDFVALVQSPERLRLLLILTVVDIRAVGPGVWTEWKRKLIRTLYDLAEERLRLGHKQRGRAEEIALRQGQLSRALGWAEAPAKAHARRLPDSYWLAEPPEIALDNARQIVAAEAVPGPLDPSVRVEPGTEAATRVTVYTADRPGLFFRIAAALAAAGAEIVDARIHTTRDGMALDNLLVHDRQGQVYGDRRRRQRLARAVTAALGSGPPPDLPEVAPSAFEVAPSITIAEGASRRFTVVEVQAADRPGLVAALARAIFEQQVAIHSAHIATFGERAVDVFYLASETGRKLTAEEIARLRPALLTAASQPRQDAAAA, encoded by the coding sequence ATGGCCGACCTGCCTTCCCTGTCCGACCGGCTCGCGGCGTATCGCGCCGAAGTGGAACGCCGCGTCCGGGCCGACCCCACCTGCGGCCGCGATCATGCGGCGTTCGTGTCCGCATTCACCGACAGCCTCGTGCGCCAGGCGTTCGCCGACGCCCGCGCGGCCTATCCCAATCCCAACCCGTCCGCGGCCGAACGAGTCAGCCTGGTCGCGCTCGGCGGCTATGGGCGCGGCGAGATGGCGCCGTTCAGCGACATCGACCTCATGTTCCTGACCCCCACCCCGCGCACGCCGTGGTGCGAGCAGGTAATCGAAGCCACGCTCTACGCCTTGTGGGACGCCAAGCTGAAGATCGGCCAGGCGATCCGCACCATTCCCGAACTCCTTCACCTGGCGCGCGAGGACATGACGGTCCGCACGGCGATGCTGGAATCGCGGCTGGTCGACGGCGACGCCGCCCTGTTCGACGACGCCCGCACCCGCTTTCGCGATGAGATCGTCGCCGGCAGCGCGGCCGAATTCGTGTCCGCCAAGCTCGCCGAGCGCGATGCCCGGCACGAGAAATTCGGGGACAGCCGCTATCTGGTCGAGCCCAACGTCAAGAACGGCAAGGGCGCGCTGCGCGATCTTCAGACCCTGTTGTGGGTCGGCCGCTATGTCCGCGACGTCCGAATCTCCGCCGAACTGGTCGACGCGGGGCTGCTGACACCTACCGAATTCGCGCGCTTCGACCGGGCCGAGCGTTTCTACTGGTCGGTCCGTTTCCTTCTTCACCTCGCGACCGGGCGCGCCGAAGAACGGATGAGCTTCGCCCACCAGCGCGAACTCGCGGCCGCGCTCAACTACGCCGACCGCCCGGGCAAGAGCTCGGTCGAGCGGTTCATGCACATGTATTTCCTCCAGGCCCGCAGCGTCGGCGACCTGACCGGCCAGTTTCTCGCCCAGCTCGACGAGCAGCTCGGCGACAAGGGCCGCCGCTTCGCGCTGCCGACCTTTCTCCGCCGCCCGCGCAGGCTCGGCGGGTTCGTCATCAGCCGCGGTCGGCTGGCGCTGCCGCACGACCGTTTCCTGCGCGAAGACCCGCGCCGGCTGCTCGCGCTGTTCGCGCTGGCCGCCCGCGAAAAGCTCGAAATTCACCCCAGCGCGATGCGCGCCGCCACCCGCGATGCGCGGCTGGTCGAACAGGTCCGCGACGATCCCCAAGCCAACGCCCTGTTCCTCGACGTGCTGACCACGCGCGAGCATCCCGAATTGGTGCTGCGCTGGATGAACGAAGCGAATGTCTTCGGCCGCTTCGTGCCCGACTTCCGCCGCGTCGTCGCGCAGATGCAGTTCGACATGTATCACCACTACACCGTCGACGAGCACACCATCCGGGCGGTCGGCCTGCTCGCCGCGATCGAGCGGGGCGAGCTTGGCGACGACCACCCACTCGCCACCGCCCTGTTCCGGCAGATCGGATCGCGGCGCGTGCTGTACGTCGCGGTGCTGCTCCACGACATCGCCAAGGGCCGCAAGGGCGACCATAGCGTCCTCGGCGAACAGGTCGCCCGAGAACTTTGCCCGCGCTTCGGGCTCGACCCCGGCGAGACCGATACGGTTGCTTGGCTGGTCCGCCATCATCTGCTGCTCAGTCACACCGCCTTCAAGCGCGATCCGGCGGACCCCAAGACCATCGACGACTTCGTTGCCCTGGTGCAAAGCCCGGAGCGGCTGCGGCTGCTGCTGATCCTCACCGTGGTGGACATCAGGGCGGTGGGGCCGGGCGTCTGGACCGAGTGGAAGCGCAAGCTCATTCGCACGCTCTACGATCTGGCCGAGGAGCGACTTCGGCTGGGGCACAAGCAGCGCGGGCGGGCGGAAGAGATCGCGCTTCGCCAAGGCCAGCTGTCGCGGGCGCTGGGCTGGGCGGAAGCACCGGCGAAAGCGCACGCGCGGCGCCTTCCCGACAGCTATTGGCTGGCCGAACCGCCCGAAATCGCGCTCGACAACGCGCGGCAGATCGTTGCCGCCGAAGCCGTCCCCGGGCCGCTCGACCCCTCGGTCCGGGTCGAGCCGGGCACCGAAGCCGCAACCCGGGTAACGGTCTATACCGCCGACCGGCCGGGCCTGTTCTTCCGAATCGCGGCGGCGCTGGCGGCGGCCGGTGCCGAGATCGTCGACGCGCGCATCCACACCACCAGGGACGGCATGGCGCTCGACAATCTGCTGGTCCACGACCGCCAGGGCCAGGTCTATGGCGACCGCCGCCGCCGCCAGCGTCTCGCCAGGGCGGTCACCGCGGCGCTTGGCTCAGGACCGCCGCCCGATCTTCCCGAAGTCGCCCCTTCGGCCTTCGAGGTCGCGCCCTCCATCACCATTGCCGAGGGTGCATCGCGCCGTTTCACGGTGGTCGAGGTGCAAGCGGCCGATCGTCCCGGCCTGGTCGCCGCGCTGGCGCGCGCCATTTTCGAGCAGCAGGTGGCGATCCATTCGGCGCATATCGCCACCTTCGGGGAGCGCGCGGTCGACGTCTTCTATCTTGCGAGCGAAACGGGCCGCAAACTGACCGCCGAGGAGATTGCCCGGCTGCGCCCCGCCCTGCTCACCGCCGCAAGCCAGCCCCGCCAGGATGCGGCCGCCGCCTGA
- a CDS encoding aspartyl/asparaginyl beta-hydroxylase domain-containing protein yields the protein MSDWPTVLASALERLRRGDPGARSFLEEQAVRADAPPPVWLLLAEARRAGGDTAGCEAALDRALQLDGRFVQALLAKGELIAERGDDRAAVSFLSLALSQAPANPPPALAERLTRARGLITSAQKRFGDHLEQRLRDGGLGTRRPERFSEAIAILQGEAPVQLQQPTSFFYPGLPQIAFYDTAAFPWIADLEAAAPAMRQEVEALLGGDGFAPYVQGDATRANRGHALLGDPRWSALYLWKDGAVVPENAARCPATMQALEAAPIPMITGRAPNILFSQLRPRTHIPPHWGMLNTRLICHIPLIVPEGCRLRVGNHVRQVEAGKGLLFDDSIEHEAFNDSDETRIVLLLEVWNPALDPDERAALSVMFEAIGLYGEG from the coding sequence GTGTCCGATTGGCCGACCGTTCTTGCTTCGGCACTCGAGCGCCTGCGTCGCGGCGACCCGGGCGCGCGATCTTTTCTCGAAGAACAAGCGGTTCGTGCCGACGCGCCGCCACCCGTGTGGCTGCTGTTGGCCGAGGCACGCCGGGCCGGGGGCGACACGGCCGGCTGCGAAGCGGCGCTGGATCGCGCGCTTCAGCTTGATGGGCGGTTCGTCCAGGCCCTGCTCGCAAAGGGCGAATTGATCGCGGAGCGCGGGGACGATCGCGCGGCGGTAAGTTTTCTCTCGTTGGCTTTGTCGCAGGCGCCGGCAAATCCGCCGCCGGCGCTTGCCGAGCGTCTGACGCGGGCGCGCGGGCTCATTACCTCGGCCCAGAAGAGGTTCGGCGATCATCTCGAGCAGCGCCTTCGGGACGGGGGACTTGGCACGCGGCGACCGGAGCGGTTTTCGGAAGCGATCGCTATTCTCCAGGGAGAAGCGCCGGTCCAACTGCAGCAGCCGACCAGCTTTTTCTATCCCGGCTTGCCGCAGATCGCCTTTTACGACACCGCGGCTTTTCCGTGGATCGCCGACCTTGAAGCGGCGGCACCGGCGATGCGGCAGGAGGTCGAGGCTCTGCTCGGCGGGGATGGTTTCGCTCCTTATGTGCAGGGCGACGCCACCCGTGCCAACCGCGGGCATGCGTTGCTGGGCGACCCTCGCTGGAGCGCGCTTTACCTGTGGAAGGACGGCGCGGTCGTGCCGGAGAATGCGGCGCGCTGCCCGGCGACGATGCAGGCGCTGGAGGCGGCGCCGATTCCCATGATCACCGGCCGCGCGCCCAATATTCTGTTCTCACAGCTTCGCCCGCGCACCCACATCCCGCCGCACTGGGGAATGCTCAATACCCGGCTGATCTGCCACATTCCCCTGATCGTTCCAGAGGGTTGCCGCCTGAGGGTCGGCAATCACGTTCGGCAGGTCGAAGCGGGCAAGGGTCTGCTGTTCGACGATTCGATCGAGCATGAAGCCTTCAACGACAGCGACGAGACCCGCATCGTCCTGCTGCTCGAGGTGTGGAATCCAGCGCTTGATCCCGACGAACGCGCGGCGCTGTCGGTGATGTTCGAAGCGATCGGGCTTTACGGCGAAGGCTGA
- a CDS encoding bifunctional (p)ppGpp synthetase/guanosine-3',5'-bis(diphosphate) 3'-pyrophosphohydrolase, producing the protein MLRQYELVERVRSYDPDADEALINRAYVFSMKAHGSQTRASGDPYFSHPIEVAGILTDLKLDDETIVTGILHDTIEDTVATPDEVERLFGANVARLVDGVTKLSKIEAQSENERAAENLRKFLLALSGDIRVLLVKLADRLHNMRTLHHIQKEDKRRRIARETMDIYAPLAERIGMYEIMNEMQTLAFRQLEPDAYASITRRLSQLHAEGGDIVSRIGLGLQLHLADNGLEAEVTGREKHPYSIWRKMAERHISFEQLSDVMAFRVIVDDVDQCYRALGLIQRRWPMVPGRFKDFISTPKRNGYRSIHTSVIHDSKMRIEVQIRTREMHLQAEKGLAAHWAYKEGKPAADIHVPWIDDLVEILDHADSPEELLEHTRMAMYQDRIFAFTPKGELIQMPKGATPVDFAYAVHTRLGDKTVGAKVNGRVVPLRTLLDNGDQVEILTSDAQTPQPSWLRFVATGKARSAVRRFVRHKERDETVELGAKIYDEIVARLPAPLSKEALPRALKKLKIEDEDALMIAIARKRIGDDALMEALMPGSTGGDVAPRPSSQRRAISIRGLTPGVAFHLAPCCHPIPGDRIVGLRREDEEIEVHAIGCDLLASGIDADWLDLSWSDDSDGATARLCIILRDVAGALGTMATTLGAKGANIINLAQVHRDGSFHTFHVDVEVHDLAHLHTIMAALRAADAVSSVERV; encoded by the coding sequence GTGCTGAGACAATATGAGCTGGTGGAGCGGGTACGCTCCTATGATCCCGACGCCGACGAGGCGCTGATCAATCGCGCCTATGTCTTCTCGATGAAGGCGCACGGATCGCAAACCCGCGCGTCGGGCGATCCTTATTTCAGCCACCCGATCGAGGTGGCGGGCATTCTCACCGACTTGAAGCTCGACGACGAGACGATCGTCACCGGCATCCTGCACGACACGATCGAAGACACTGTCGCCACCCCCGACGAGGTGGAGCGCTTGTTCGGCGCCAATGTCGCGCGGCTGGTCGACGGGGTGACCAAGCTCAGCAAGATCGAAGCACAATCGGAAAACGAGCGGGCCGCCGAGAACCTCCGCAAGTTTCTCCTCGCGCTTAGCGGCGACATTCGCGTGCTGCTGGTGAAGCTCGCCGACCGCCTCCACAACATGCGCACGCTTCATCACATCCAGAAGGAGGACAAGCGCCGCCGCATCGCCCGCGAGACGATGGATATCTATGCCCCGCTCGCCGAGCGGATCGGCATGTACGAGATCATGAACGAGATGCAGACGCTGGCCTTCCGGCAACTGGAGCCCGACGCCTATGCCTCGATCACCCGCCGCCTGTCGCAGCTCCACGCCGAGGGCGGCGATATCGTCAGCCGGATCGGGCTCGGGCTTCAGCTGCACCTCGCCGACAATGGCCTCGAAGCCGAAGTCACGGGGCGCGAGAAGCATCCCTATTCGATCTGGCGCAAGATGGCCGAGCGCCACATCAGTTTCGAGCAATTGTCCGACGTCATGGCCTTCCGCGTGATCGTCGACGATGTCGACCAATGCTATCGCGCGCTGGGCCTGATCCAGCGCCGCTGGCCGATGGTCCCGGGCCGCTTCAAGGACTTCATCTCGACCCCCAAACGCAACGGCTATCGCAGCATCCACACCTCGGTCATTCACGACAGCAAGATGCGGATCGAGGTGCAGATCCGCACGCGCGAGATGCACCTCCAGGCCGAAAAGGGCCTCGCCGCCCACTGGGCCTACAAGGAAGGCAAGCCCGCCGCCGACATTCACGTGCCGTGGATCGACGATCTGGTCGAGATCCTCGATCATGCCGACAGCCCCGAGGAGCTGCTCGAGCATACCCGGATGGCGATGTACCAGGACCGGATCTTCGCCTTCACGCCCAAGGGCGAGCTGATCCAGATGCCCAAGGGCGCAACCCCGGTCGATTTCGCTTACGCCGTCCACACCCGGCTCGGCGACAAGACGGTCGGGGCCAAGGTCAACGGCCGCGTGGTCCCGCTCCGCACCCTGCTCGACAATGGCGACCAGGTGGAGATCCTGACCAGCGACGCGCAGACGCCCCAGCCCTCGTGGCTGCGCTTCGTCGCGACCGGCAAGGCGCGGTCGGCGGTGCGCCGTTTCGTCCGCCACAAGGAGCGCGACGAAACGGTCGAGCTCGGCGCCAAGATCTACGACGAGATCGTGGCCCGCCTGCCCGCGCCGCTATCCAAGGAAGCGCTGCCCCGGGCGCTGAAGAAGCTCAAGATCGAGGACGAAGACGCGCTGATGATCGCCATCGCGCGCAAGCGGATCGGCGACGACGCGCTGATGGAAGCGCTGATGCCGGGATCGACCGGAGGCGACGTCGCGCCGCGCCCGTCGTCCCAGCGCCGCGCCATTTCGATCCGCGGGCTTACCCCGGGTGTCGCTTTCCACCTCGCACCCTGCTGCCACCCTATTCCCGGCGATCGGATCGTCGGCCTGCGCCGCGAGGATGAGGAGATCGAGGTCCACGCGATCGGCTGCGACCTTCTCGCCAGCGGAATCGACGCCGACTGGCTCGACCTCAGCTGGAGCGACGATTCGGACGGCGCCACCGCGCGGCTGTGCATCATCCTGCGCGACGTGGCGGGCGCGCTCGGCACCATGGCGACGACGCTTGGCGCGAAAGGCGCCAACATTATCAATCTGGCGCAAGTCCACCGCGACGGGTCGTTCCATACCTTCCACGTTGACGTGGAAGTGCACGACCTCGCGCACCTCCACACGATCATGGCCGCGCTTCGAGCCGCCGACGCCGTGTCCAGCGTCGAGCGGGTCTAA